Proteins encoded by one window of Halococcus salifodinae DSM 8989:
- the dnaK gene encoding molecular chaperone DnaK, giving the protein MASNKILGIDLGTTNSAFAVMEGSDPEIIVNGEGDRTTPSVVAFDDDERLVGKPAKNQAIQNPDRTVESIKRYMGEDHTVEIDGEDYTPEEISALILGKIKRDAEEYLGDEVEKAVITVPAYFSDSQRQATKDAGEIAGFEVERIINEPTAASMAYGLDDESDQTVMVYDLGGGTFDVSVLDLGGGVYEVVATNGDNDLGGDDWDDAVVDWLAEEFESEHGFDLREDRQALQRLKDAAEEAKIELSNRKETTINLPFITATDSGPVHLEEDLTRAKFESLTADLIERTVEPTEQALSDAGYDADDIDEVILVGGSTRMPQVQDQVSDLAGQDPQKNVNPDEAVALGAAIQGGVLSGDVDDIVLLDVTPLSLGIEVKGGLFERLIDKNTTIPTEESKIFTTAAANQTQVQVRVFQGEREIANENELLGEFQLSGIPPAPAGTPQIEVTFNIDENGIVNVEAEDQGSGNKEDITIEGGAGLSDDEIDRMQDEAEEYAEEDEQRRERIEARNEAESAVQRANSLLEENEEEVDDDLRADIEDAIGDVEDVLEDEDATTEELQDATEELSTELQEIGKQMYQQQEAAQQAAGGAGGAGAGPGGAAGGPGGAGPGGMGDMGGDGAADDDEEYVDADFEDVDEDDDESSS; this is encoded by the coding sequence ATGGCGAGCAACAAGATCCTCGGTATCGATCTCGGCACGACGAACAGCGCCTTCGCAGTGATGGAGGGGAGCGACCCCGAGATCATCGTGAATGGCGAGGGCGACCGCACCACACCCTCCGTGGTGGCCTTCGACGACGACGAACGACTCGTCGGCAAACCGGCGAAGAACCAGGCGATCCAGAACCCCGATCGAACCGTCGAATCGATCAAACGCTACATGGGGGAGGATCACACCGTCGAGATCGACGGCGAGGACTACACTCCGGAAGAGATCTCGGCGCTGATCCTCGGCAAGATCAAGCGCGACGCCGAGGAGTACCTCGGTGACGAGGTCGAGAAAGCGGTCATCACCGTCCCCGCCTACTTCTCGGACAGCCAGCGCCAGGCGACGAAGGACGCCGGCGAGATCGCGGGCTTCGAGGTCGAGCGCATCATCAACGAGCCGACCGCGGCGTCGATGGCGTACGGTCTCGACGACGAGTCCGACCAGACCGTGATGGTCTACGATCTGGGTGGCGGGACGTTCGACGTCTCGGTGCTCGATCTGGGTGGCGGCGTCTACGAGGTCGTCGCCACGAACGGTGACAACGACCTTGGAGGAGACGACTGGGACGACGCCGTCGTCGACTGGCTCGCCGAAGAGTTCGAATCCGAGCACGGGTTCGACCTCCGAGAGGATCGCCAGGCCCTCCAGCGGCTGAAGGACGCGGCCGAGGAGGCCAAGATCGAACTCTCGAACCGCAAAGAGACCACGATCAACCTCCCGTTCATCACCGCCACGGACTCCGGACCGGTTCATTTGGAGGAGGACCTCACCCGCGCGAAGTTCGAGTCGCTGACCGCCGATTTGATCGAGCGAACCGTCGAGCCGACCGAGCAGGCACTCTCCGACGCGGGCTACGACGCCGACGACATCGACGAGGTGATTCTGGTCGGTGGTTCGACCCGGATGCCCCAGGTCCAAGACCAGGTCTCGGATCTCGCCGGCCAGGACCCCCAGAAGAACGTCAACCCCGACGAAGCCGTCGCGCTCGGCGCGGCGATCCAGGGCGGCGTGCTCTCGGGTGACGTCGACGACATCGTGCTGCTCGACGTCACCCCCCTGAGCCTCGGGATCGAGGTCAAAGGTGGCCTCTTCGAGCGCCTGATCGACAAAAATACGACGATTCCCACCGAGGAATCGAAGATCTTCACGACCGCGGCGGCGAACCAGACCCAGGTTCAGGTTCGCGTCTTCCAGGGCGAGCGCGAGATCGCCAACGAGAACGAGCTGCTGGGCGAGTTCCAGCTTTCGGGCATCCCGCCCGCTCCTGCGGGGACGCCCCAGATCGAGGTGACGTTCAACATCGACGAGAACGGCATCGTGAACGTCGAGGCCGAGGACCAGGGCTCGGGCAACAAGGAGGACATCACCATCGAGGGTGGCGCGGGTCTCTCTGACGACGAGATCGACCGGATGCAGGACGAAGCCGAGGAGTACGCCGAAGAGGACGAGCAGCGCCGCGAGCGCATCGAGGCGCGCAACGAGGCCGAGAGCGCGGTCCAGCGCGCGAACTCCCTCTTGGAGGAGAACGAGGAAGAGGTCGACGACGATCTGCGGGCGGACATCGAGGACGCGATCGGCGATGTCGAGGACGTTCTGGAGGACGAGGACGCCACGACCGAGGAGCTCCAGGATGCCACCGAGGAGCTCTCGACCGAGCTCCAGGAGATCGGCAAACAGATGTACCAACAGCAGGAGGCCGCCCAGCAGGCCGCGGGCGGAGCCGGCGGCGCGGGTGCCGGTCCCGGTGGTGCGGCGGGCGGGCCTGGCGGCGCGGGGCCCGGAGGAATGGGTGATATGGGCGGCGACGGTGCGGCCGACGACGACGAGGAGTACGTCGACGCCGACTTCGAGGACGTGGACGAAGACGACGACGAGTCATCTTCGTAA